In one Nocardioides luteus genomic region, the following are encoded:
- a CDS encoding acyl carrier protein, whose product MATTEEIRSDLAEIVNEVAGIDVADVQLDKSFVDDLDVDSLSMVEVVVAAEEKFGVSIPDEEVKNLKTVGDAVSFIEKASANA is encoded by the coding sequence ATGGCCACCACCGAAGAGATCCGCTCCGACCTCGCCGAGATCGTCAACGAGGTCGCCGGCATCGATGTCGCCGACGTCCAGCTCGACAAGTCCTTCGTCGACGACCTCGACGTCGACTCGCTGTCCATGGTCGAGGTCGTCGTTGCCGCCGAGGAGAAGTTCGGCGTATCCATCCCCGACGAGGAGGTCAAGAACCTCAAGACCGTTGGCGACGCGGTGAGCTTCATCGAGAAGGCTTCCGCGAACGCCTGA
- a CDS encoding beta-ketoacyl-ACP synthase III, whose protein sequence is MISAPTGAPNARILGVGGYRPSRVIPNSEIVGLIDSSDEWIRTRSGIVERRWANDEETVQMMSVAASRKALEHAGIGIDQIDCVIVATVSHMRQTPAVAALIADELGADNPAAFDISAACAGFCHGIAMANDFIRGGSARHVLVIGVERLSDITNPHDRGTAFIFADGAGAAVVGPSEEPGIGPVVWGSSGDKAELIQTPDWFVANEAKETPWLTMEGNPVFRWASFAMAKVGQEALEKAGITADELDCFVPHQANMRIVDALARSMKLPESVKIARDIATMGNTSAASVPLALERMIEEGQAQSGDTALLIAFGAGLVYAAQVVVLP, encoded by the coding sequence GTGATCTCAGCCCCTACAGGTGCCCCGAACGCCCGCATCCTCGGTGTGGGCGGCTACCGCCCCAGCCGGGTGATCCCCAACAGCGAGATCGTCGGCCTCATCGACTCCTCGGACGAGTGGATCCGCACCCGATCCGGCATCGTCGAGCGCCGCTGGGCGAACGACGAGGAGACCGTGCAGATGATGTCGGTCGCCGCCTCCCGCAAGGCCCTCGAGCACGCCGGGATCGGCATCGACCAGATCGACTGCGTCATCGTCGCGACGGTCAGCCACATGCGCCAGACCCCCGCGGTCGCGGCGCTGATCGCCGACGAGCTCGGTGCCGACAACCCGGCCGCCTTCGACATCTCGGCCGCCTGTGCCGGCTTCTGCCACGGCATCGCGATGGCCAACGACTTCATCCGCGGCGGCAGCGCCCGTCACGTACTCGTCATCGGCGTCGAGCGGCTCTCCGACATCACCAACCCGCACGACCGTGGCACCGCCTTCATCTTCGCCGACGGCGCGGGTGCAGCGGTCGTCGGCCCGAGCGAGGAGCCCGGGATCGGACCGGTCGTGTGGGGCTCCTCCGGCGACAAGGCCGAGCTGATCCAGACACCCGACTGGTTCGTGGCCAACGAGGCCAAGGAGACGCCCTGGCTGACGATGGAGGGCAACCCCGTCTTCCGGTGGGCCTCCTTCGCGATGGCCAAGGTCGGCCAGGAGGCGCTCGAGAAGGCCGGCATCACCGCCGACGAGCTCGACTGCTTCGTCCCGCACCAGGCCAACATGCGTATCGTCGACGCCCTGGCCCGCTCCATGAAGCTCCCGGAGTCGGTCAAGATCGCCCGCGACATCGCCACCATGGGCAACACGTCGGCCGCCTCGGTCCCGTTGGCTCTTGAGCGGATGATCGAAGAAGGGCAGGCTCAGTCGGGCGACACCGCTCTGCTCATCGCATTCGGCGCCGGTCTGGTCTACGCCGCCCAGGTCGTCGTCCTGCCCTAG
- a CDS encoding acyltransferase domain-containing protein: MLVIVAPGQGAQTPGFLTPWLEDPAFAARMEWLSTVAGLDLIDYGTNADAETIRATEIAQPLLVATGLVAALQLFPQPADAFSKIGAVAGHSVGEITAAAGARAISAEQAMVLVRERGKAMAEAAAKTPTGMTAVLGGVREEVLAAIEKHGLTPANDNGPGQIVAAGTLEQLEAFAAEPPAKARLMPLSVAGAFHTKHMEPAVGHLARLAQSVSTHDPRTRLISNKDGQIVHDGAKALDRIVGQIANPVRWDLCLDTMSDIGVTGILEMPPAGTLTGIAKRALKGVETFALKTPDQLEDARAFVEKHGEANPIETTPTWRMVVSPSKGTFKLSETVSGLDVIPAGTEIGAIASLRDTIAITSAHGGEVIEWLVEDGDLVSPGQPLLRLHPTGAQHS, from the coding sequence GTGCTCGTCATTGTCGCCCCCGGACAAGGTGCTCAGACACCAGGATTCCTCACCCCGTGGCTGGAGGACCCCGCTTTCGCCGCTCGTATGGAGTGGCTCTCAACCGTCGCAGGCCTCGACCTGATCGACTACGGCACCAATGCCGATGCCGAGACCATCCGCGCCACCGAGATCGCCCAGCCCCTGCTGGTCGCCACCGGCCTGGTCGCGGCCCTGCAGCTCTTCCCGCAGCCCGCGGACGCCTTCTCGAAGATCGGCGCCGTCGCCGGCCACAGCGTCGGTGAGATCACCGCCGCCGCCGGCGCTCGCGCGATCAGCGCCGAGCAGGCGATGGTCCTCGTCCGTGAGCGCGGCAAGGCCATGGCCGAGGCTGCTGCGAAGACGCCGACCGGCATGACCGCCGTCCTCGGCGGCGTCCGCGAGGAGGTCCTCGCCGCGATCGAGAAGCACGGTCTCACCCCCGCCAACGACAACGGCCCCGGCCAGATCGTCGCCGCGGGCACGCTCGAGCAGCTCGAGGCCTTCGCCGCCGAGCCGCCCGCCAAGGCCCGGCTGATGCCGCTCAGCGTCGCCGGCGCCTTCCACACCAAGCACATGGAGCCTGCTGTCGGCCACCTCGCCCGGCTGGCCCAGAGCGTCTCGACCCACGACCCGCGTACGCGCCTGATCAGCAACAAGGACGGCCAGATCGTCCACGACGGCGCCAAGGCGCTGGACCGGATCGTCGGCCAGATCGCCAACCCGGTGCGCTGGGACCTCTGCCTCGACACCATGTCCGACATCGGCGTGACCGGCATCCTGGAGATGCCGCCGGCCGGCACCCTGACCGGGATCGCCAAGCGAGCCCTCAAGGGCGTCGAGACCTTCGCCCTGAAGACGCCCGACCAGCTCGAGGACGCCCGCGCGTTCGTCGAGAAGCACGGCGAGGCCAACCCGATCGAGACCACGCCGACCTGGCGCATGGTCGTCTCCCCCTCCAAGGGCACCTTCAAGCTCTCCGAGACGGTGTCCGGCCTCGACGTGATCCCGGCCGGCACCGAGATCGGTGCGATCGCCAGCCTCCGCGACACGATCGCGATCACCTCGGCCCACGGTGGCGAGGTCATCGAGTGGCTGGTCGAGGACGGCGACCTCGTCTCCCCCGGTCAGCCCCTGCTCCGCCTGCACCCGACGGGAGCGCAGCACTCGTGA